One region of Pyramidobacter sp. YE332 genomic DNA includes:
- a CDS encoding ABC transporter substrate-binding protein codes for MKRLMVHIPVNMRGYLSDRLGEALGKFRAETGEDVLLCTPHDPEYTGDCTEEWLLPAVRKGILPDLTVVNATELAPLDKTVKEAVLGRDAPLFVEKHPVRKEMQALLDPEGYFYPISVTPLVMIYNPGKIAAEKLTHSWKDLFNPDFRVVFPDRDKPLTRAAGAYLLSVWPDEFAAFERRVVYDGPPASVVRSVMSGEYDVAMTNVGFASVGTGDRLAVNAAKEGAVLLPQMLVWKKNTGAALLPFAEFMAGRAMQSYFSGQGSWPVHAEVAAPCDLSREKQLREWRGWTAYFNSVLAFDNYRA; via the coding sequence TTGAAACGATTGATGGTACATATCCCCGTCAACATGCGGGGGTATCTGTCCGACAGGCTGGGAGAAGCGCTGGGCAAATTCCGAGCGGAGACGGGCGAGGATGTGCTGCTTTGCACGCCTCATGATCCCGAGTATACCGGCGATTGCACGGAGGAATGGCTGCTGCCCGCCGTTCGGAAGGGTATCCTGCCCGATCTGACGGTTGTAAACGCGACGGAACTCGCGCCGCTGGATAAAACGGTGAAGGAAGCCGTTTTGGGACGGGATGCTCCGCTGTTTGTAGAAAAGCATCCTGTGCGAAAAGAAATGCAAGCGCTGCTGGATCCGGAGGGTTATTTCTATCCCATTTCCGTAACGCCGCTGGTCATGATCTACAATCCGGGGAAAATAGCGGCGGAGAAGCTGACGCATTCCTGGAAAGATCTGTTCAACCCCGATTTCCGCGTCGTTTTTCCGGACCGAGATAAGCCGCTGACGCGGGCGGCGGGGGCGTATCTTCTCTCCGTATGGCCGGACGAGTTCGCCGCCTTTGAGCGTCGCGTCGTTTATGACGGGCCCCCTGCCAGCGTCGTGCGTTCCGTCATGTCCGGGGAGTATGACGTCGCCATGACCAACGTCGGATTCGCCTCTGTGGGGACGGGCGACCGGCTTGCCGTCAATGCGGCGAAAGAAGGCGCCGTCCTGCTGCCGCAGATGCTTGTCTGGAAAAAGAATACGGGCGCCGCCTTGCTTCCCTTTGCCGAATTCATGGCGGGGCGCGCCATGCAAAGTTATTTCAGCGGGCAGGGCTCGTGGCCTGTTCATGCGGAGGTCGCGGCTCCGTGCGATCTGAGTCGTGAAAAACAGCTTCGGGAATGGCGCGGCTGGACGGCATATTTCAATTCTGTTCTGGCGTTTGACAATTATCGGGCTTGA
- a CDS encoding class I SAM-dependent methyltransferase has product MLRTDDNYQILQPMYPLLIQQFVDDYRLQNGIAVDIGVGPGWLGMELAKITDMRIVFLDISRDSLDLAKKNYEALPVDNEVSFVQADVCEMPLEDDSVDFVMSRGSIWFWERPEEGLRAVHRILKPGCFAVVGGGLGRYIPPSMRERMQKAVQAGLKRRNEKRPSLVELAALVERAGLTGCRVVSDGEHAGGRWIEIEKKK; this is encoded by the coding sequence ATGTTAAGAACGGACGACAATTATCAGATCCTGCAGCCCATGTATCCATTGCTGATCCAGCAGTTTGTGGACGATTACCGACTTCAAAACGGGATCGCCGTGGATATCGGCGTCGGACCTGGCTGGCTGGGGATGGAACTGGCCAAGATCACGGACATGCGCATCGTCTTCCTGGATATCAGCCGGGATTCTCTCGACCTGGCCAAAAAGAACTATGAAGCGTTGCCGGTGGACAACGAAGTCTCCTTCGTCCAGGCGGATGTCTGCGAAATGCCCTTGGAAGACGACAGCGTCGATTTCGTGATGAGCCGCGGTTCCATCTGGTTCTGGGAGCGTCCTGAGGAGGGATTGCGGGCTGTCCATCGGATCCTCAAGCCCGGCTGTTTCGCCGTCGTCGGCGGCGGATTGGGCCGCTATATCCCGCCAAGCATGCGCGAACGCATGCAGAAGGCGGTGCAGGCAGGCTTGAAAAGGAGAAATGAGAAGCGTCCCTCGCTGGTGGAACTCGCCGCCCTGGTCGAACGCGCGGGACTGACGGGATGCAGGGTCGTCTCGGACGGCGAACATGCCGGGGGACGATGGATCGAGATCGAAAAGAAAAAATAA
- a CDS encoding ABC transporter substrate-binding protein, which yields MEKLKERVAFMALVAMTLIASQAAAFAAGASLAVKDDLGREVTIPENPQRVLALTSAAMQAVVNSGAMPVGKVEDYRISEKGMALPSVGRADSINIEAVYALKPDLIVASSRFHAALKEELIRTGAVVFFFDPDAVGEIPLVELTGYVGHLIGRDKEANAYMDMVFDRAAALKKKVANGAGVKTGVVLQAGSGVKAAQSASSFGSMLTLLGIENVVPADLPNAKKASFVTFDVEAVLAADPDLVFIVTNSKDRKENQRILRQFKADVKWQTLGAVKNGRVLILPFAVNPNRSAAEVMLEKTAEAILENAK from the coding sequence ATGGAAAAATTGAAAGAACGCGTCGCCTTCATGGCGCTGGTTGCGATGACGCTGATCGCCTCGCAGGCGGCCGCGTTTGCCGCGGGAGCTTCTTTGGCGGTAAAGGACGACTTGGGACGGGAAGTGACGATCCCCGAAAATCCGCAGCGGGTCCTGGCGCTTACCTCCGCCGCCATGCAGGCGGTCGTCAATTCCGGCGCGATGCCTGTAGGCAAAGTCGAGGATTACAGGATTTCGGAAAAAGGCATGGCCCTGCCGTCCGTGGGCAGGGCCGACAGTATCAACATCGAAGCCGTTTATGCCTTGAAACCCGATCTGATCGTCGCCAGCAGCCGTTTTCACGCTGCGTTGAAGGAAGAACTGATCCGGACCGGCGCGGTCGTCTTCTTCTTCGACCCGGATGCCGTCGGCGAGATCCCTCTGGTCGAGCTGACCGGATACGTCGGCCATCTGATCGGCCGCGACAAGGAAGCGAACGCCTATATGGACATGGTCTTTGACCGCGCGGCGGCGCTGAAAAAGAAAGTCGCCAACGGCGCCGGAGTCAAGACCGGCGTCGTCCTGCAGGCCGGAAGCGGCGTAAAGGCGGCGCAGAGCGCTTCCAGTTTCGGCAGCATGCTTACCCTGCTGGGGATCGAAAACGTCGTTCCCGCCGATCTGCCCAACGCGAAGAAAGCGTCCTTCGTGACTTTTGACGTGGAGGCCGTTCTCGCGGCGGACCCGGACCTGGTCTTCATTGTGACGAACAGTAAAGACCGAAAAGAGAACCAGAGGATTCTCCGGCAGTTCAAGGCGGACGTCAAGTGGCAGACCCTCGGCGCCGTGAAAAACGGCAGGGTGCTGATCCTTCCTTTCGCTGTCAATCCGAACCGCTCCGCCGCGGAAGTGATGCTCGAAAAAACGGCGGAAGCGATTCTGGAAAACGCGAAATAA